The genomic DNA GTTGTCGCATTCGAACCAGTGGATGGACCGGTTCCACCACCCAGGAAAGTCGTGATACCCGATGCTAGCGCTTCATTCGCTTGCTGAGGGCAAATGAAATGGATATGCGTGTCGATACCACCTGCAGTCACGATCTTGTTCTCTCCAGCAATCACATCCGTCGAAGCACCCACGACCATCTCCGGATGAACGCCGTCCATAATGTCCGGGTTACCAGCCTTGCCAAGTCCGACGATCAAGCCATTCTTAATTCCAATATCAGCCTTGTAGATCCCCGACCAGTCCACAATCAAAGCGTTCGTAACCACCGTATCCAAGCACTCCGTTTCTGACCGCGCAGAAGCCTGTCCCATACCCTCTCGCAGCGTCTTACCGCCTCCAAATGCGCATTCCTCGCCGTATGCCGTGAAATCCTTCTCCACCTTAATCCAGAGGTTCGTCAATCCCAATCGCACCAAGTCGCCAGCCGTAGGGCCAAACATCCGCGCATATGCTTCGCGTTCCATCATACAAGGCGTTGCCATCAGCGCATTATCCGCCTCAGGCTCAGGCGCATGCGCAAACCCAGCCTCTTGTAGCCGCGCCACAATCTCGTCCGCACGACTCAAGTCGACAGTCCCGTTAGCAAGGAAATTACCCCCGCGAATAATCCGATGTCCACCAATCTCCACCAGTATAACAGTCTTAGTATCCCCGGGCTCAAACCGCACCGACGTCCCAGCAGGAATATCAAGCCGATAACCATACGCCCTGACCCGATCAAAGTGCAATTGCGGATTCACCTCGACGAAATGATAATGCGATCCAACCTGCACCGGCCGATCTCCCTTACTCATAACCTTCAATCGtatcctcttcctttcctcATTCAGGACAACCCCCGTGCTCTTCACCGGAATCACAGCACCCGGCATCTTCTCGGGTAGATAGTCCTCCGGATCGGGATCGGGAAACGCATCCGCTGGCGGGACGGGCAGGAAACTGCCGTACAGGGCTTTCTCAAGATCTCCATCATCGCTGCTGACTGGGTGATGCACGGTTACGAGGTATGTACCGGTGGGAAAAGTGCCTTCGACTTGGAGCTCGACTAGGGTGGAGGTTACGGAGGGGAGGACGTGGCGGCGACCTAGCATGGTCTTGCCGATGGACATGAGGTCTGCGACGGAGTAGATGCCATCGCGAATGAGCTGACCAATTAGACTCTGTTCCTTCAATTCTGAATAAAGGGAAGGGAAGGGGGTGTACCTCTTGTAGATTAGACGAAATCAAGGCCTACTTTCCGCGTACTACTTAGCACCGACTTCGGAGGGGTAGAAAAATGTTCACATACCACCGCTTCAGCATGATTGAGACGAATGCCGCGCGCAAGACGGCGTTGGGCCAAAAATCCCAGATGGGAAATGGTGAGTTTGTCCAGCTGTTCATTTTGTCAGTATAGAAGATGTTTACAGGAGAATGTCACAAGTACGTACCTCTTTTGGGATGAGGTGCATCCTTGGCTGGCGTCACGTGGGGTACACTGTACAGTGAATGCACTCCACAATTAATGTATGCACAGAGGTTAGTGGTATGTATAGAAAGAGACGGCAAAAGAGACAAATAAACTATTAACTACAAGGATATATACAGCGGACACGGACTTATATACATGGTACGAACTGAAGAATCCACGAGAAAAAAAGGCTCCACCGAATTTGGCCGATGCGAATTGATAAGAACCGCCGTCGAATTCATCGCCGTTAGTCATTGATAAGAGTTACCAATTTCCTTTTCGGGACAGACATCATCAACTTTTGATTCTCTGCGAACTACCGCTAGTAACTAGTACTACATTGCGCCCAGAAACTCCCGCGAGATAAAAACACAAGATGTTGATAAGCAATAGTACATCCAAGCAGCCACTAACCAAGGATTCAATTATATCATTGGCGAAATTACTCGTCGCCGGCAtcgctctttctcttcttccgagGACGCTTGGTCTCGGTAGTCTTGCGAGTAGAAGCAGGAGGCTCttgctccttctccttgcgAGCACTGgtgcgcttcttcttctcggggGACTTGGCCGCAACGGGAGACTCCTCAGCCGCTTTGGAGGTCTTGGCGGCATCGCTGCGACGACGCTGCTTGCTACTGCGCGGGGGCGATGGCTGCTTGGGGGGTTCAGGAGTAGCCTCCTCGGGCTCGGACTCGGCCTGGGCCTGGTGAGGGGTTTCCTCTtcgccctcttcctcctcggacTGATCAGTCTCGTCATCTGAACCGGCCTGCGACGGCTCGGCAATAGCCTCCTGCTGCAGCTGGGAGCTGGCCGCTTGGTCATGCTCATGGGCCTTTTGCTCCTTCTGAGCCTTGTACTCATCCATTTGCTGGCGGTACTTTTCGAGATTCTCTAGATAGATTTTCTTCCAGACCTGCGTGCGATCAATTAGCATCATCCTCAATGGTTTAGATCCATCTAAGAAAGAACGTACAGATTTCTCAGCATCACTCATGTTCCCCCAACGACGAGTACCCTCTTCAGCAACATCCTTGGGCTTGACGCCGTCACCGCCGAGCTCCTTCTGGATCTGCGGCCGGTTGTGCTGCATGTACAAGAAGTACGGGGTCAAGGCCCGCTTAGGGGCGTTAGGGTCGTGGTGacgcttgcgcttcttcttgtcACCGCCAGCCTCGGACTTGGCGCCGGGGCTGGAGGGACGGGTGATTATGCCATTTTGGTACAGGGCGTTGGTGATGCCGCTGTTAATAATGCCCAGGTCGAAGTCCTCGGGCTTGCGACCCAGGACGGTATTGGCGTGGTTAATGTAGGCGCGCGACAAGTCTGCGACTGCGGAGTTGAGTTGCGTCAGGCTAACGAGGACCTATTTGGTGGTGTTAGCTGTGGTGGGTTGTGACGGAGACAGTGGACCTGGCGATGCGTGAGGTCGCGACGCGAAGCGCGCAGATGAACATGGTCAAGTACAGAAAAGAATAATTTAGGGAAGCGTTCGCAATGATAAACATGAataagaaaaggaaaatagCCAGATGGGAAGCATGACATGCTACATGCAGAGTGCATAACCAAACGCAGGTAAAGC from Aspergillus chevalieri M1 DNA, chromosome 1, nearly complete sequence includes the following:
- the URE1_5 gene encoding urease Ure (COG:F;~EggNog:ENOG410PFDJ;~InterPro:IPR011612,IPR002019,IPR002026,IPR017951, IPR032466,IPR006680,IPR036461,IPR036463,IPR005848, IPR011059,IPR017950,IPR029754,IPR008221;~MEROPS:MER0004801;~PFAM:PF00449,PF00547,PF01979,PF00699;~go_component: GO:0035550 - urease complex [Evidence IEA];~go_function: GO:0009039 - urease activity [Evidence IEA];~go_function: GO:0016151 - nickel cation binding [Evidence IEA];~go_function: GO:0016787 - hydrolase activity [Evidence IEA];~go_function: GO:0016810 - hydrolase activity, acting on carbon-nitrogen (but not peptide) bonds [Evidence IEA];~go_process: GO:0006807 - nitrogen compound metabolic process [Evidence IEA];~go_process: GO:0043419 - urea catabolic process [Evidence IEA]), with amino-acid sequence MHLIPKELDKLTISHLGFLAQRRLARGIRLNHAEAVALISSNLQELIRDGIYSVADLMSIGKTMLGRRHVLPSVTSTLVELQVEGTFPTGTYLVTVHHPVSSDDGDLEKALYGSFLPVPPADAFPDPDPEDYLPEKMPGAVIPVKSTGVVLNEERKRIRLKVMSKGDRPVQVGSHYHFVEVNPQLHFDRVRAYGYRLDIPAGTSVRFEPGDTKTVILVEIGGHRIIRGGNFLANGTVDLSRADEIVARLQEAGFAHAPEPEADNALMATPCMMEREAYARMFGPTAGDLVRLGLTNLWIKVEKDFTAYGEECAFGGGKTLREGMGQASARSETECLDTVVTNALIVDWSGIYKADIGIKNGLIVGLGKAGNPDIMDGVHPEMVVGASTDVIAGENKIVTAGGIDTHIHFICPQQANEALASGITTFLGGGTGPSTGSNATTCTPGSTHLRQMIEATDCLPVNIGITGKGNDSGRTSIEEQIRAGAAGLKLHEDWGSTPAAIDTCLEVCDEYDVQCMIHTDTLNESGFVEETVKAFKNRVIHTYHTEGAGGGHAPDIISVVEHDNVLPSSTNPTRPFTMNTLDEHLDMLMVCHHLSKNIPEDVAFAESRIRAETIAAEDVLHDLGAISMMSSDSQAMGRCGEVILRTWQTAHKNKAQRGRLAEDEGTEADNFRVKRYVSKYTINPAIAQGMSHVIGSVEVGKVADLVLWSPSSFGTKPLQILKSGMIAASMMGDPNASIPTIEPIIMRPQFASFLPSTSIIFVSQASIDTKTVQSYKIRKRIEAVKNCRNIGKRDMKFNDTMPKMHVDPESYVVKADGVPCVAGPAESLPLSQDFYVY
- a CDS encoding uncharacterized protein (COG:B;~EggNog:ENOG410PMG6;~InterPro:IPR009071,IPR036910;~PFAM:PF00505,PF09011); its protein translation is MAPKEDNKATVTVNIDEFTRTRDSVLVSLTQLNSAVADLSRAYINHANTVLGRKPEDFDLGIINSGITNALYQNGIITRPSSPGAKSEAGGDKKKRKRHHDPNAPKRALTPYFLYMQHNRPQIQKELGGDGVKPKDVAEEGTRRWGNMSDAEKSVWKKIYLENLEKYRQQMDEYKAQKEQKAHEHDQAASSQLQQEAIAEPSQAGSDDETDQSEEEEGEEETPHQAQAESEPEEATPEPPKQPSPPRSSKQRRRSDAAKTSKAAEESPVAAKSPEKKKRTSARKEKEQEPPASTRKTTETKRPRKKRKSDAGDE